From Seriola aureovittata isolate HTS-2021-v1 ecotype China chromosome 20, ASM2101889v1, whole genome shotgun sequence, a single genomic window includes:
- the tfr1b gene encoding transferrin receptor 1b, whose amino-acid sequence MDRLRSAFNNMIKSEQYSRFTLQPAEDGERHVEVKLSDDATDDTTEVEGQAGGSPSFRPVPLRQDRRNICYLALGALLIFVTGYMVGFISHRKPRVEPPVNQEPEIETPPPASAPAPDPQLDWQDLTQLLTQKLTSEAFDKTLRDFDRPSRSAGSADDMHLANLIFDDFKKLEMDPWTDIHFAQLQMPNSTKPNRVLFESNVFEPTGYLAYSATGEVQGKLVYGNYGRQEDLDVLQKKSVELKGSVLLLRCGKITFAEMVDNAATKGAAAVLIYPDIQDYKYLADTALYGHVHLGSGDPYTPGFPSFNHTQFPPTQSSGLPKIPAQTITANMASTLLKSIDGPESDMSSGFKGGFTSVSYRLGGSKNITVEVNNVLVNRELHNVFGVIKGFADPDRYVVLGAQRDAWGKGYTRAAVGTSILMELAKTFHNMVENDGFRPRRSIVFASWCAGEFGNVGATEWLEAYMSSIDRSVFTYINLDGAVMGRGSFMASASPLLYSLIERTMKEVRNPVGAGTVYDMVGKSNWRANVLKPIKMDDPAYPFLASSGIPSISFHFISPNTECYPYYGTSLDNMDHLDYQTNHRTGEMTALAAQFAGQMALRLVHDHLLFLDVSRYSNVIIQAVSKVNKRINQLSKSGDLKGVSPNWLNRAGNAFRRAAQNINTFIDNTDCNDKEACRILNDRIMRVEHSLLSPYVSPIEAPFRHLLLGRGSHTLASIAETADMEQLHTQLALATWTLQGSANALTGDIWDIDNEI is encoded by the exons ATGGATCGACTGAGGTCTGCGTTTAACAACATG ATTAAAAGCGAGCAGTACAGCCGCTTCACCCTGCAGCCGGCGGAGGACGGAGAAAGGCACGTTGAGGTCAAACTGTCCGACGACGCCACAGATGACACCACGGAGGTCGAGGGCCAGGCGGGAGGCTCCCCGAGCTTCAGGCCAGTTCCTCTGCGTCAGGACCGGCGTAACATTTGCTACCTGGCCCTGGGAGCCCTGCTGATATTTGTTACTG GTTACATGGTTGGTTTCATCAGCCACCGTAAACCTCGAGTGGAGCCTCCAGTGAACCAGGAACCTGAGATCGAGACGCCGCCGCCTGCTTCCGCACCAGCTCCAGACCCTCAGCTGGACTGGCAGGACCTTACCCAGCTCCTCACTCAGAAACTCACCAGCGAGGCCTTTGATAAGACTCTGAG GGACTTTGATCGGCCCAGCCGTTCCGCAGGAAGTGCAGATGATATGCATCTGGCAAACCTCATCTTTGATGATTTCAAGAAACTGGAAATGGATCCATGGACTGATATTCACTTTGCTCAGCTGCAGATGCCAAACAG CACGAAGCCAAACCGTGTCCTTTTTGAGTCGAATGTCTTCGAGCCCACAGGGTATCTGGCCTACAGTGCTACTGGGGAAGTTCAG gGCAAGCTGGTGTATGGCAACTATGGTCGTCAGGAGGATCTGGACGTTCTGCAGAAGAAGAGCGTTGAGCTGAAAGGCAGCGTGCTGCTGCTCCGATGTGGAAAGATCACTTTTGCAGAGATG GTGGATAATGCTGCGACAAAGGGGGCCGCTGCTGTTCTAATCTACCCTGACATTCAGGATTACAAGTATCTAGCAGACACAGCACTGTATGGACAT GTCCATCTAGGTTCAGGCGACCCTTACACGCCGGGATTCCCCTCCTTCAACCACACCCAGTTCCCCCCAACTCAGTCGTCTGGTCTCCCCAAAATCCCAGCCCAGACCATCACCGCCAACATGGCCTCTACTCTCCTGAA GTCAATCGACGGTCCTGAATCAGACATGAGCAGCGGTTTTAAAGGCGGCTTCACCTCGGTGTCTTACAGACTGGGAGGCAGCAAGAACATCACTGTGGAGGTGAACAACGTGCTGGTCAACAGGGAGCTCCACAATGTGTTTGGAGTCATCAAAGGATTCGCCGATCCTG ATCGTTATGTGGTCCTGGGAGCTCAGAGAGACGCCTGGGGTAAAGGTTACACCAGAGCTGCTGTTGGCACCTCCATACTGATGGAACTGGCCAAGACTTTTCACAATATGGTGGAGAACG atGGATTCAGGCCGAGGAGAAGCATTGTGTTTGCAAGTTGGTGTGCTGGAGAGTTTGGAAATGTTGGCGCCACCGAGTGGTTGGAG GCTTATATGTCGTCTATTGACAGAAGTGTTTTCACCTACATAAACCTGGACGGAGCAGTTATGG gTCGAGGAAGCTTCATGGCCTCAGCCAGTCCGCTGCTCTACAGCCTCATCGAGCGCACGATGAAAGAG GTGAGGAATCCGGTCGGTGCTGGCACTGTGTACGACATGGTGGGAAAGAGTAACTGGCGGGCCAATGT ACTGAAGCCAATTAAGATGGACGACCCCGCCTATCCCTTCCTGGCCTCCTCTGGaattccctccatctctttccacTTCATCTCCCCCAAT aCCGAGTGCTACCCTTACTACGGCACCAGCCTGGACAACATGGATCACCTCGATTACCAAACCAACCATCGCACCGGAGAAATGACGGCGCTGGCGGCGCAGTTTGCCGGGCAGATGGCTCTGCGACTGGTCCACGACCACCTGCTCTTTCTGGACGTGAGCCGCTACAGCAACGTCATCATCCAGGCCGTGTCCAAGGTCAACAAACGCATCAACCAGCTCTCTAAG tCTGGTGATCTGAAGGGCGTGAGTCCCAACTGGCTGAACCGAGCAGGAAACGCCTTCCGCCGAGCCGCTCAGAACATCAACACCTTCATCGACAACACCGACTGCAATGACAAGGAGGCCTGTCGCATCCTCAACGACAGGATCATGAGG GTTGAgcactccctcctctctccgtACGTGTCCCCCATTGAGGCTCCTTTCCGCCACCTCCTGCTGGGCCGGGGCTCCCACACGTTGGCGTCCATCGCCGAGACCGCCGACATGGAGCAGCTCCACACCCAGCTGGCCCTGGCCACCTGGACCCTGCAGGGGTCTGCCAACGCCTTGACGGGAGACATCTGGGACATCGACAATGAaatctaa